A single region of the Nitrospiraceae bacterium genome encodes:
- a CDS encoding DUF58 domain-containing protein yields MKILVDHLASFLRWLLNRLSVRRSIRLTSEGTRFLLFTLGIGIAAINTGNNLFYLLLAMMLSLIVISGLLSEYSLRRLEFRRHFPDLITAQDPTTVTLSVTNRNGHIPSFSLHLLDIVDGIDIDRGMWIRHLPARQAVLLSYSLVAAKRGWLKLDGLRVQTLFPFGLFLKRALFRMPSQLLVGPQIKPMAVRFVDELVSQGQGHSFPRHGHGTELHNLRLYQPGDDSRTIHWMSTARTSQLIVRETETDDQRRLTVALSTTAPRQNDALFERAVILVASLLWELSQRSYFVRLVVGTADSGFGAGTAHFGTILRLLALCQRRNPNDKETPCYCHDGQDGYLLAVIPWSDPTASAAWADADRLLDETQLEELTHGH; encoded by the coding sequence ATGAAGATATTGGTGGACCACTTAGCCTCGTTCCTTCGCTGGCTCCTGAACCGGCTGTCTGTTCGTCGCTCGATTCGCCTTACATCAGAAGGGACTCGCTTCCTCCTCTTCACCCTTGGAATCGGGATTGCCGCCATCAATACCGGCAATAATCTCTTCTACTTGCTGCTGGCGATGATGTTGAGCCTCATCGTGATTTCTGGGCTCCTGTCCGAATACAGTCTTCGACGCCTGGAGTTTCGTCGACATTTTCCCGATCTGATCACTGCCCAAGACCCGACGACGGTTACTCTCTCGGTGACCAATCGCAATGGTCACATTCCCAGTTTTTCTCTCCATCTGCTTGATATTGTCGACGGCATTGATATCGATCGCGGCATGTGGATTCGTCACCTCCCTGCTCGGCAAGCAGTCCTGCTCTCATATTCGCTCGTGGCTGCCAAACGAGGCTGGCTCAAGCTCGACGGCCTTCGAGTTCAGACCTTGTTTCCGTTCGGTCTCTTTCTCAAGCGGGCGCTGTTTCGTATGCCGTCGCAGCTTCTCGTCGGGCCTCAGATCAAACCGATGGCTGTCCGATTCGTGGACGAACTGGTTTCGCAAGGCCAGGGACACTCGTTCCCGCGGCACGGCCATGGAACGGAACTTCATAACCTTCGTCTCTACCAGCCAGGGGATGACTCCCGGACCATTCATTGGATGTCCACAGCCCGCACTTCTCAGCTGATCGTCCGTGAGACCGAAACCGATGACCAGCGGCGCCTCACAGTTGCATTATCGACCACGGCGCCTCGCCAGAATGACGCGTTGTTTGAACGAGCCGTCATCTTGGTCGCATCACTTCTATGGGAACTGTCTCAACGATCGTACTTCGTTCGACTGGTGGTCGGGACAGCGGACTCCGGCTTTGGAGCAGGCACTGCGCACTTCGGAACGATCCTGCGTTTGCTGGCTTTATGTCAACGCCGGAACCCGAATGACAAGGAGACACCGTGTTATTGTCATGACGGCCAAGACGGGTATCTACTGGCTGTCATCCCGTGGTCCGACCCCACAGCATCTGCGGCATGGGCAGACGCAGATCGACTGCTCGATGAAACGCAGCTAGAAGAGCTCACCCATGGCCATTGA
- a CDS encoding MoxR family ATPase — translation MTSGHRIRAIQDNIACVIKGKPHVIEMAVVCLLARGHLLLEDVPGVGKTTLAHSLARSLDCSFKRIQFTSDLLPSDIVGVSIFNRQKQGFEFMPGPIFANVVLADEINRTTPKTQSSLLEAMSEAQISVDNQTYPLRQPFMVIATQNPAEFHGTFPLPESQLDRFLMRLRIGYPAAEEERKVLDRPHSLHPAEHLQPVAAVSDVLELQARVEQVHIEESLMDYLLAIVHATRQSEFLALGVSTRGAVALSTSAKALALVRGRDYCLPEDMKELAPAVLSHRIMVNRTHSMRAQNFEQAEQIVSDIVDTVPVPV, via the coding sequence ATGACATCGGGGCATAGGATCCGAGCCATCCAGGATAATATCGCGTGCGTCATCAAGGGAAAACCGCACGTCATTGAAATGGCGGTAGTCTGCCTTCTGGCGCGAGGTCATCTGCTCCTGGAGGATGTTCCCGGCGTCGGCAAGACCACGCTCGCACACAGTCTGGCCCGTTCACTCGACTGCTCCTTCAAACGCATTCAGTTCACCAGCGACCTCCTGCCGTCGGATATCGTAGGTGTATCGATCTTCAATCGGCAAAAACAGGGGTTCGAATTCATGCCTGGCCCCATCTTCGCAAATGTCGTCTTGGCGGATGAGATCAATCGAACGACGCCGAAGACGCAGAGCAGCCTCTTAGAGGCGATGAGTGAAGCGCAAATTTCCGTCGACAACCAGACCTATCCCTTGCGCCAACCGTTCATGGTCATCGCGACACAAAACCCGGCTGAATTCCATGGAACGTTTCCCTTACCGGAATCTCAACTCGATCGATTCCTGATGCGTCTGCGTATCGGCTACCCCGCGGCAGAAGAGGAACGCAAGGTGCTCGACCGTCCCCATTCGCTCCACCCGGCGGAACATTTACAGCCTGTGGCGGCAGTTTCAGATGTCCTCGAACTTCAGGCGCGCGTCGAACAAGTTCACATCGAAGAGAGCCTGATGGACTACCTACTTGCCATTGTGCACGCCACCCGTCAGAGTGAATTCCTCGCATTGGGTGTCAGCACAAGAGGCGCGGTAGCGCTCAGCACGAGCGCCAAAGCCTTAGCACTCGTTCGTGGCCGAGACTATTGTCTCCCAGAGGACATGAAAGAGTTGGCCCCCGCTGTTCTCTCCCATCGCATCATGGTGAATCGAACCCACAGCATGCGGGCGCAGAATTTTGAACAGGCTGAACAGATCGTGTCGGATATCGTGGACACGGTTCCCGTTCCCGTATAA
- a CDS encoding DUF3488 and transglutaminase-like domain-containing protein — translation MAIDQTFRFSSLLLAASAFTGLVLAHAVPLWLAVLTGIILSLTLLQTAGVMAHRIIAAGTMVRSVIWNLVLIAAFIGFILDLFLISRELLPAGIHFLVILLTIKLASLRERRDFRHLYAISLMAILASAALTTDVWYVPIFLLYLLAAVWTLLLHHLTDNARQADTSRSAVALSHRITSRFFWLTNGIALTTFGMTLLIFFIMPRVGTGWVQKSQNAGLRATGFSDRVDLGTIGSIKQDPSIVMRVELPDQATDRHEALYLRGTAYNYYDGRAWNSNPVYRRSLAMSTEGTFVVRSGGIRSYGHSSLPLRQDILLEALDTSVLFAAPIAESISGEFPAVQADTMGGLHLPFPSTSRIRYSVTSQPRQMTPDEQSAPVLDYPEAIRRHYLQVPKISDQVGELAQDIVRKATGPYEKALAIQEHLTQNYRYSLDVETSTIEHPVEDFLFVRKTGYCEHYATAMVILLRSVGIPARLVTGFLATEWNEYGGYYTVRQQDAHAWVEVFFPRSGWITMDPTPTVGTSMAGSRGEILRRLGESFRLYWDRLFVRYSAADQLTLVYGIRQSSDILRDHISTMFSSFLSPLTHLVATLTPNARASQQGALWFLGGSALFGLVVLATLIWRKTQWKAAAQNGGARHHRAIVGLYVQMRRVAEREGITRSVSTTPKEFVQQVHHRCVTAGPSAAGFIELYCRVRFGRHLLTQQEFAQATEYANSFRRILRTS, via the coding sequence ATGGCCATTGACCAAACCTTCCGATTCAGCTCCCTGCTGCTGGCTGCCTCGGCCTTTACTGGTCTGGTATTGGCGCACGCGGTCCCGCTGTGGCTAGCCGTCCTGACAGGCATCATCTTGAGCCTCACGCTGCTGCAGACTGCGGGCGTGATGGCACATCGAATCATAGCGGCAGGGACTATGGTGCGATCGGTGATCTGGAATCTCGTTCTAATCGCGGCGTTCATCGGTTTTATCCTGGACCTCTTCCTCATCTCGCGGGAACTCCTCCCGGCCGGCATCCACTTTCTGGTGATTCTCCTCACCATCAAGCTGGCCTCACTCCGCGAGCGGCGCGACTTTCGTCATCTGTATGCCATCAGTCTGATGGCCATTTTAGCTTCCGCCGCCTTGACGACCGATGTCTGGTACGTCCCGATCTTTCTGCTCTATCTCCTGGCCGCCGTCTGGACGCTCTTGCTCCACCACCTCACCGATAATGCTCGTCAGGCTGATACATCTAGGAGCGCTGTCGCTCTCAGCCATCGAATAACCAGCAGATTTTTCTGGCTCACAAATGGTATTGCCCTGACCACGTTCGGTATGACGCTCCTCATCTTCTTTATCATGCCCCGCGTCGGCACGGGATGGGTGCAAAAATCCCAGAACGCAGGGCTTCGCGCGACAGGATTCTCTGATCGAGTCGATTTGGGCACGATCGGCTCGATCAAGCAAGATCCGAGCATCGTGATGCGTGTGGAGCTGCCGGATCAGGCGACGGATCGACACGAAGCTCTCTACCTCCGGGGCACTGCGTACAATTATTATGACGGCCGCGCATGGAACTCGAATCCCGTGTATCGCCGTTCGCTGGCTATGTCGACGGAAGGGACATTTGTCGTCCGGTCAGGAGGGATCCGGTCATATGGGCATTCGTCACTACCATTGCGACAGGACATTCTCCTGGAAGCGCTCGACACCTCCGTCTTGTTTGCCGCACCAATTGCCGAGTCAATTAGTGGAGAATTTCCTGCTGTTCAAGCCGATACCATGGGCGGACTTCACTTGCCGTTTCCATCGACGTCACGCATCCGATATTCCGTCACCTCGCAACCGCGTCAGATGACGCCGGATGAACAATCGGCTCCTGTGCTGGATTATCCGGAAGCCATTCGCCGCCACTATCTTCAAGTGCCAAAGATTTCAGACCAGGTGGGCGAATTAGCGCAAGACATTGTGCGCAAAGCCACAGGCCCGTACGAAAAGGCGCTCGCAATTCAGGAACATCTTACCCAAAACTATCGATACAGTCTGGACGTCGAGACGTCCACCATCGAACATCCCGTCGAGGATTTCCTCTTCGTCCGAAAAACTGGATATTGTGAGCACTATGCGACTGCCATGGTGATCCTCCTCAGATCCGTAGGCATCCCGGCGCGATTGGTAACGGGATTTCTCGCAACGGAATGGAACGAGTACGGTGGATACTACACGGTCCGTCAACAAGATGCTCATGCCTGGGTGGAAGTGTTTTTTCCTCGTTCAGGCTGGATTACCATGGATCCCACGCCAACGGTTGGCACCTCTATGGCCGGATCTCGGGGAGAGATTCTGCGAAGGCTGGGCGAGTCGTTTCGATTGTACTGGGATCGACTATTCGTTCGGTACAGCGCGGCAGATCAACTGACGTTGGTCTATGGAATCCGACAAAGCAGCGATATCCTTCGCGATCACATCAGCACCATGTTCTCCAGCTTCTTGTCCCCTTTGACTCATCTAGTTGCTACACTTACACCCAACGCGCGAGCGTCTCAGCAAGGGGCCTTATGGTTCTTAGGCGGCTCAGCTCTTTTTGGTCTTGTAGTCCTCGCAACATTGATCTGGAGGAAAACGCAGTGGAAAGCAGCCGCTCAGAACGGCGGTGCGCGTCATCACCGAGCCATCGTGGGGCTGTATGTCCAAATGAGAAGAGTTGCAGAACGAGAGGGCATCACACGATCCGTTTCCACCACTCCGAAAGAGTTTGTGCAGCAGGTTCATCATCGGTGTGTTACTGCAGGACCGTCGGCGGCGGGATTCATTGAACTGTATTGCCGTGTGCGGTTCGGCCGTCATTTGCTCACGCAACAAGAATTCGCACAAGCGACAGAATACGCTAATTCTTTCCGTCGGATTCTACGAACGAGTTAA